From a region of the Enterobacter cancerogenus genome:
- a CDS encoding LacI family DNA-binding transcriptional regulator yields the protein MTTMLEVAKRAGVSKATVSRVLSGNGYVSQETKDRVFQAIDESGYRPNLLARNLATRRTQTLGLVVTNTLYHGVYFSELLFNAARMTEEKGRQLILADGKHSAEEEREAIQYLLDMRCDAVIIYPRFLSVEEMDEIVEKCEQPIMVLNRRLRKNSSHSVWSDHKSSSQEAVSQLIAKGHREIAFITGSLDSPTGVERLSGYKAALAQHGIALREELIAEGKWTPASGSAAVAGLLSRGERFTALVASNDDMAIGALKQLHDSGIAAPEAVSVIGFDDVAIAPYTVPSLSSVRIPVTEMIKETISRLIFMLDGGEFTSQQTFSGELILRDSVTDGPHR from the coding sequence ATGACCACGATGCTGGAAGTGGCGAAACGGGCAGGCGTTTCGAAAGCGACGGTTTCCAGGGTGCTGTCGGGCAATGGCTACGTCAGCCAGGAGACCAAAGACCGGGTGTTTCAGGCCATCGACGAAAGCGGCTATCGCCCGAATTTGCTGGCGCGCAACCTGGCGACCAGGCGCACCCAGACGCTGGGGCTGGTGGTGACCAACACCCTGTATCACGGCGTCTACTTTAGCGAACTGCTGTTCAACGCCGCGCGCATGACCGAAGAGAAAGGGCGGCAGCTGATCCTGGCGGACGGCAAGCACAGCGCCGAAGAGGAGCGCGAGGCGATCCAGTATCTGCTGGATATGCGCTGCGACGCGGTGATTATCTATCCGCGTTTTCTCAGCGTGGAGGAGATGGACGAGATCGTTGAGAAATGCGAGCAGCCGATTATGGTGCTGAACCGCCGTCTGCGCAAAAACAGCAGCCACAGCGTCTGGTCCGATCATAAATCCTCCTCTCAGGAGGCGGTGTCGCAGCTGATTGCGAAAGGGCACCGGGAGATTGCGTTTATCACCGGCTCGCTGGATTCCCCGACCGGGGTTGAGCGTCTGTCAGGTTACAAAGCCGCGCTGGCGCAGCACGGCATTGCCCTGCGCGAAGAACTGATAGCAGAAGGGAAGTGGACCCCGGCAAGCGGTTCGGCGGCCGTCGCCGGGCTGTTATCCCGCGGCGAGCGTTTTACGGCGCTGGTGGCGAGCAATGACGATATGGCGATAGGTGCCCTGAAACAGCTTCATGACAGCGGAATCGCCGCGCCGGAGGCGGTGTCGGTGATTGGGTTCGACGATGTTGCCATTGCGCCATACACCGTGCCGTCGCTCTCCAGCGTGCGTATTCCGGTGACGGAGATGATCAAAGAGACCATCAGCCGCTTAATCTTCATGCTGGATGGCGGGGAGTTCACCTCTCAGCAAACCTTCTCCGGCGAGCTGATCCTGCGCGACTCCGTCACTGACGGTCCGCATCGCTGA